A genomic window from Pelomicrobium methylotrophicum includes:
- a CDS encoding MBL fold metallo-hydrolase, with the protein MRLRVLGCSGGIGGTLRTTSMLLDEDILIDAGTGVGDLSLEELKKIDHVFVTHSHLDHVAFIPFLVDTVGWMRAEPVTVHATCETLEILKEHLFNWKVWPDFTCIPDPDVPYMRYERLYVGETVSLSGRKITPLPANHVVPAVGFHLEGDSGSLVFSGDTTTNDALWEAVNRIDNLRYLIIETAFGDRERELAIVSKHLCPSLLREELSKISLKVKPEVYITHFKPGEADSIMKEIEAVVDGICVRRLENDQVFEF; encoded by the coding sequence ATGAGACTGCGAGTACTCGGTTGCAGCGGTGGAATCGGCGGGACGCTTCGGACCACTTCCATGTTGCTGGACGAAGACATCCTGATCGATGCAGGAACGGGGGTCGGTGATCTGAGCCTCGAAGAGCTCAAGAAAATCGACCATGTGTTCGTCACTCACTCGCATCTGGATCATGTGGCGTTCATTCCGTTCCTCGTCGATACCGTCGGCTGGATGCGGGCCGAACCGGTGACCGTGCACGCAACTTGCGAGACCTTGGAGATTTTGAAGGAGCACCTGTTCAACTGGAAGGTTTGGCCGGATTTCACCTGCATTCCTGACCCCGATGTCCCGTACATGCGCTACGAACGGCTCTACGTTGGGGAGACCGTGAGCCTGAGTGGCAGAAAGATCACGCCTCTGCCGGCTAACCACGTAGTGCCGGCCGTCGGCTTCCACCTTGAAGGCGACTCCGGAAGCCTTGTCTTCTCCGGCGATACCACCACCAACGACGCGCTGTGGGAAGCAGTAAACCGCATTGACAACCTGCGGTATCTCATCATCGAGACCGCCTTCGGCGACCGGGAAAGGGAGCTGGCGATCGTCTCCAAACACTTGTGTCCAAGCCTGCTGCGGGAAGAACTGAGCAAGATTTCGCTAAAGGTGAAGCCGGAAGTCTACATCACGCACTTCAAGCCGGGCGAGGCGGATTCGATCATGAAGGAAATCGAGGCGGTGGTGGACGGAATTTGCGTCAGGAGGCTGGAAAACGATCAAGTTTTCGAGTTTTAG